A single Methanocaldococcus bathoardescens DNA region contains:
- a CDS encoding glycosyltransferase family 4 protein, which yields MKVLMPTIYYPYVGGITIHVENLVRHLKDIEFHILTYDSYEENEYKNVIIHEVPHLKKFRGISYLINAYKIGKDIIKKENIDLIHSHYAFPQGCVGALLKNKFSIPHVLTLHGSDTLILKNSSKGKYFFKYAVKNSDKIICVSKYIKNQLDENLKNKAVVIYNGVNKELLYNEGDFNFGLFVGAFVPQKGVDILIEAIKDIDFNFKLVGDGILYKKIENFIVENNLNHIELLGKKSFNETASFMRKCSFLVVPSRSEGFGMVAVEGMACSKPVIATKVGGLKEIVIDEYNGLLIEKNNPDDLKQKILELINNEDLRKTLGKNGKEFSKKFSWKKCAESVRKIYEKLLNMNNKI from the coding sequence ATGAAAGTTTTGATGCCGACTATATACTACCCATATGTTGGAGGAATTACAATACACGTGGAAAATTTAGTTAGACATTTAAAGGATATTGAGTTTCATATACTAACTTATGATAGTTATGAAGAAAACGAATATAAAAATGTAATTATTCATGAAGTCCCTCATTTAAAAAAATTTAGGGGGATTAGTTATTTAATAAATGCTTACAAAATAGGGAAAGATATTATTAAAAAAGAGAATATTGATTTGATTCATTCCCATTATGCGTTTCCACAGGGATGTGTTGGGGCTTTGCTGAAAAATAAATTTTCTATTCCGCATGTATTAACTCTTCACGGAAGTGATACTTTAATATTAAAAAACTCTTCAAAAGGAAAGTATTTTTTTAAATATGCTGTAAAAAATTCTGATAAAATAATATGTGTAAGTAAATATATAAAAAACCAGTTAGATGAAAATTTGAAAAATAAAGCGGTTGTTATATACAACGGAGTAAATAAAGAACTCTTATACAATGAAGGAGATTTCAACTTCGGATTGTTTGTTGGAGCTTTTGTTCCACAAAAAGGAGTTGATATTTTAATAGAAGCAATAAAGGATATTGATTTTAATTTTAAACTTGTAGGGGATGGGATATTATACAAAAAAATAGAAAACTTTATTGTAGAAAATAATCTAAATCATATTGAACTTTTAGGAAAAAAGAGTTTTAATGAAACTGCTTCATTTATGAGGAAGTGTAGTTTTTTAGTAGTTCCTTCAAGAAGCGAGGGCTTTGGAATGGTGGCTGTTGAAGGAATGGCTTGTTCTAAACCAGTAATTGCTACAAAAGTTGGAGGATTAAAGGAAATTGTTATTGATGAATACAATGGATTGTTGATTGAAAAAAATAATCCAGATGATTTAAAACAGAAAATTTTAGAGTTAATAAATAATGAAGATTTAAGAAAAACATTAGGAAAAAATGGAAAAGAATTTTCAAAAAAATTTTCTTGGAAAAAATGTGCAGAGAGTGTTAGAAAAATATATGAAAAACTGTTAAATATGAATAATAAAATTTAA
- the aroC gene encoding chorismate synthase — protein sequence MNTYGDMFRVTVFGESHGKAVGAVVDGCPANLPLSEEDIQKELNRRRPGQSIFSTPRKEEDKVEILSGIFEGKTTGAPICSIVYNKNMRPKDYSAIKDTPRPGHADLTYRLKYKNYDYRGGGRASGRVTIGHVIGGAIAKKLLSYTYNIKIVGYTIKIGKIEGDFNYYKNPNIFENEKSLERLMESIESNPLRCPSMNEKDMEEYVLKAMKDKDSVGGVVEIVALNVPVGVGNPIFNKLNGELARALMSINAVKGVEIGVGFKAAEMYGSEMNDEMYFDDDKNIRFKTNNCGGILGGISCGTPIVLRIAVKPTPSIGKKQKTINLKTLENTEIEVSGRHDPVIVPRIIPVAEAMVAITLADLMIKGGFIHPCSL from the coding sequence ATGAACACTTATGGAGATATGTTTAGAGTTACAGTTTTTGGAGAAAGTCATGGAAAAGCTGTTGGAGCAGTTGTTGATGGATGCCCTGCTAATTTACCATTGTCTGAAGAAGATATTCAGAAAGAGTTAAATAGGAGAAGACCAGGGCAGAGCATATTTTCCACACCAAGAAAAGAAGAGGATAAAGTTGAAATATTGTCAGGAATTTTTGAAGGGAAAACTACTGGAGCCCCTATTTGCTCTATAGTATATAACAAAAATATGAGACCTAAGGATTATTCAGCAATTAAAGATACCCCAAGACCAGGACATGCAGATTTAACCTATCGGCTGAAGTATAAAAATTATGATTATAGGGGAGGAGGAAGGGCAAGTGGTAGAGTAACTATAGGGCATGTTATTGGAGGAGCTATTGCTAAAAAACTCTTATCATACACTTACAACATAAAAATTGTTGGCTACACTATAAAAATTGGAAAGATTGAAGGTGATTTCAACTATTACAAAAATCCAAACATTTTTGAAAATGAAAAGTCCTTAGAAAGATTGATGGAAAGTATTGAAAGCAACCCACTAAGATGCCCTTCTATGAATGAAAAAGATATGGAAGAGTATGTTTTAAAAGCTATGAAAGATAAGGATAGCGTTGGAGGAGTTGTTGAAATTGTTGCATTAAATGTTCCTGTTGGTGTTGGAAATCCAATATTTAATAAGTTAAATGGTGAATTGGCAAGAGCATTAATGAGTATAAATGCTGTTAAAGGTGTTGAGATAGGAGTTGGTTTTAAAGCAGCTGAAATGTATGGAAGTGAGATGAACGATGAGATGTATTTTGATGACGACAAAAATATAAGATTTAAAACAAATAACTGCGGTGGCATATTAGGGGGAATTAGCTGTGGAACCCCAATAGTTTTAAGAATTGCCGTAAAGCCAACACCTTCAATAGGCAAAAAGCAAAAAACTATAAATTTAAAAACCTTAGAGAATACTGAAATTGAAGTTAGTGGAAGACATGACCCTGTTATAGTTCCAAGAATTATTCCAGTAGCTGAGGCAATGGTTGCCATAACTTTGGCTGATTTAATGATTAAAGGTGGTTTTATCCATCCATGTAGTTTATAA
- a CDS encoding proteasome-activating nucleotidase, translating to MVFEEFISSELKKEKKSFTEEFKEEKEANEDNLNNNDLLKEELQEKARIAELESRILKLELEKKELERENLQLMKENEILRRELDRMRVPPLIVGTVVDKVGERKVVVKSSTGPSFLVNVSHFVNPDDLTPGKRVCLNQQTLTVVDVLPENKDYRAKAMEVDERPNVRYEDIGGLDKQIQEIREVVELPLKHPELFEKVGIEPPKGILLYGPPGTGKTLLAKAVATETNATFIRVVGSELVKKFIGEGASLVKDIFKLAKEKAPSIIFIDEIDAIAAKRTDALTGGDREVQRTLMQLLAEMDGFDARGDVKIIGATNRPDILDPAILRPGRFDRIIEVPAPDEKGRLEILKIHTRKMNLAEDVNLEEIAKMTEGCVGAELKAICTEAGMNAIRELRDYVTMEDFKKAVEKIMEKKKVKAKEPAHLDVLYR from the coding sequence ATGGTTTTTGAAGAATTTATTTCATCCGAATTAAAAAAAGAAAAGAAATCATTTACTGAAGAATTTAAAGAAGAAAAAGAAGCTAATGAAGATAACTTAAATAATAATGATTTACTCAAAGAAGAACTTCAAGAAAAGGCAAGAATTGCAGAATTAGAGAGCAGAATTTTAAAATTAGAATTAGAGAAAAAAGAGCTTGAAAGAGAGAATTTACAGCTAATGAAAGAAAATGAAATTTTAAGAAGAGAATTAGATAGAATGAGAGTTCCGCCATTAATAGTTGGGACTGTAGTTGATAAAGTAGGGGAGAGAAAAGTTGTTGTTAAAAGCTCAACAGGTCCAAGTTTCTTAGTTAATGTCTCTCACTTTGTAAATCCAGATGATTTAACCCCAGGGAAGAGAGTTTGTTTAAATCAGCAAACATTGACAGTAGTTGATGTATTGCCAGAAAATAAGGATTATAGAGCTAAAGCAATGGAAGTTGATGAGAGACCAAATGTCAGATATGAAGATATTGGTGGATTAGATAAGCAAATTCAGGAGATTAGAGAAGTTGTTGAACTTCCATTGAAGCATCCAGAGTTGTTTGAAAAAGTTGGAATTGAGCCACCAAAAGGTATATTGCTTTATGGACCACCAGGAACTGGAAAGACTTTATTAGCTAAAGCTGTAGCTACAGAAACAAATGCAACATTCATAAGAGTTGTTGGTTCTGAATTAGTTAAGAAGTTTATAGGAGAGGGAGCTTCATTAGTTAAGGATATATTTAAATTAGCTAAAGAGAAAGCACCATCAATCATATTTATAGATGAGATTGATGCTATTGCCGCAAAAAGAACAGATGCTTTAACTGGTGGAGATAGGGAAGTTCAAAGAACATTAATGCAATTATTGGCTGAGATGGATGGGTTTGATGCAAGAGGGGATGTTAAGATAATTGGAGCTACAAACAGACCAGATATCTTAGACCCTGCAATATTAAGACCTGGAAGATTTGATAGAATTATTGAAGTCCCAGCCCCTGATGAGAAAGGTAGATTGGAAATATTAAAGATACATACAAGAAAGATGAACTTAGCAGAGGATGTTAATTTAGAGGAAATAGCTAAGATGACAGAGGGTTGTGTAGGAGCTGAATTAAAGGCAATCTGCACAGAGGCAGGGATGAACGCGATTAGAGAGTTAAGAGATTATGTAACAATGGAAGACTTTAAAAAGGCAGTTGAGAAGATTATGGAGAAGAAAAAAGTCAAAGCTAAAGAACCTGCTCACTTGGATGTTCTCTATAGATAA
- the pyrG gene encoding glutamine hydrolyzing CTP synthase translates to MKFIFITGGVISSLGKGITAASLGRLLKARGFKVNMIKIDPYLQIDAGTMSPYEHGEVFVTEDGGETDLDLGHYERFIDENLTKNNNITTGKIYWSVLTKERKGEYLGKTVQVIPHITNEIKNWIKELGEGYDITIVEIGGTVGDIESLPFLEAIRQFKKDVGKENVLYIHVSLLPYIRAAGELKTKPTQHSVKELRSIGIQPDILICRTEMPMGDKIREKLALFCDVDKEAVIEARDARTIYEVPLNLEKEGLGKLVTKKLNLPDREPDLDEWRKFVDRVINPLNEITIGIVGKYVELKDAYLSITEALIHAGAKNDTKVNINWIHAERLESEEFEEILDRYKEDNQLDGILVPGGFGDRGVEGKINAIKYARENDIPFLGICMGMQCAVIEFARNVCGLEGANSTEFDENTKYPVVDLLPEQKEINEKGGTMRLGAYPAILKEGTLAYKLYGKKEVYERHRHRYEVNPEYHEILENYGLTISGKSPDGRLAEFIEITDKKYFIATQAHPEFKSRPNKPHPLFDGLVKAALDEEL, encoded by the coding sequence ATGAAGTTTATATTTATTACTGGAGGAGTTATATCGTCATTAGGTAAAGGAATTACAGCTGCTTCATTGGGTAGATTATTGAAAGCGAGAGGATTTAAAGTCAATATGATTAAAATAGACCCTTACTTGCAGATAGATGCTGGAACAATGTCACCTTATGAGCATGGGGAAGTATTTGTTACAGAAGATGGAGGGGAAACAGATTTAGATTTGGGGCATTATGAGAGATTTATTGATGAAAATTTAACTAAAAATAATAATATAACAACAGGGAAGATATACTGGAGTGTTCTAACAAAAGAGAGAAAGGGAGAGTATTTAGGAAAGACAGTTCAAGTAATTCCTCACATAACTAATGAAATAAAGAATTGGATTAAAGAACTTGGAGAAGGATATGATATAACTATTGTTGAAATAGGAGGAACTGTTGGAGATATTGAAAGTTTGCCTTTCTTAGAGGCGATAAGGCAGTTTAAAAAAGATGTTGGTAAAGAGAATGTCTTATATATTCACGTTTCTCTTTTGCCTTATATAAGAGCCGCTGGTGAGTTAAAGACAAAACCTACACAGCATAGTGTTAAAGAGCTAAGAAGTATTGGAATTCAGCCAGATATATTAATTTGCAGAACAGAAATGCCTATGGGAGATAAGATTAGAGAGAAATTAGCCCTATTTTGTGATGTGGATAAAGAGGCAGTTATCGAAGCAAGGGATGCAAGAACAATATACGAAGTGCCTTTAAACTTAGAAAAAGAAGGTTTAGGTAAATTAGTAACTAAAAAGCTAAACCTACCAGATAGAGAGCCAGATTTAGATGAATGGAGAAAATTCGTTGATAGAGTTATAAACCCATTAAATGAGATAACTATTGGTATAGTTGGGAAGTATGTTGAGTTAAAAGATGCTTATCTAAGCATTACAGAAGCATTAATTCATGCTGGAGCTAAAAATGACACTAAAGTTAATATAAATTGGATACATGCTGAGAGATTGGAAAGTGAAGAATTTGAGGAAATATTAGATAGGTATAAAGAAGATAACCAATTGGATGGAATCTTGGTGCCAGGAGGATTTGGAGATAGAGGGGTTGAAGGAAAGATAAATGCTATAAAATATGCAAGGGAAAATGATATTCCTTTCTTAGGTATCTGTATGGGTATGCAGTGTGCAGTTATAGAGTTTGCAAGAAATGTTTGTGGTTTAGAAGGAGCTAACTCAACAGAATTTGATGAAAATACCAAATATCCAGTTGTTGATTTATTGCCTGAGCAGAAGGAGATTAATGAAAAAGGAGGAACTATGAGATTGGGGGCTTATCCAGCAATATTGAAAGAGGGAACATTAGCTTACAAACTATATGGAAAGAAAGAAGTTTATGAAAGACATAGACATAGATATGAGGTTAATCCTGAATATCATGAAATATTAGAAAATTATGGTCTAACAATTTCTGGAAAATCTCCGGATGGAAGATTAGCAGAGTTTATAGAAATTACTGATAAAAAATACTTTATAGCAACACAAGCACATCCAGAATTTAAATCAAGACCTAACAAACCACATCCATTATTTGATGGGTTAGTTAAAGCTGCTTTAGATGAAGAATTATAA
- the fwdD gene encoding tungsten-dependent formylmethanofuran dehydrogenase subunit FwdD, producing the protein MKFILNTGRTIWQGEAIEAGKNLDLYVKAAGVIYINEEDMEKLGVKEGDKVKVKSEYGEVVVYVKKATERMPEGMVFIPMGPWANCVVKPETDSTGMPSLKGYPGYYVEVEKTDEEFLDMRALMRKKYIESVE; encoded by the coding sequence ATGAAGTTTATCTTAAACACTGGAAGAACAATATGGCAAGGGGAGGCCATAGAGGCAGGAAAAAACCTTGATTTGTATGTTAAGGCAGCTGGGGTTATTTATATTAACGAAGAAGATATGGAAAAATTAGGAGTTAAAGAAGGAGATAAAGTTAAAGTTAAGTCAGAATATGGTGAAGTTGTTGTTTATGTAAAAAAGGCAACTGAAAGAATGCCAGAAGGAATGGTTTTCATACCAATGGGTCCATGGGCTAACTGTGTCGTTAAACCAGAAACTGACAGTACAGGAATGCCTTCTCTTAAAGGATATCCGGGCTACTATGTTGAAGTTGAGAAAACAGATGAAGAATTCTTAGATATGAGGGCTTTAATGAGGAAAAAATACATAGAATCAGTTGAATAA
- the fwdC gene encoding tungsten-dependent formylmethanofuran dehydrogenase subunit FwdC, producing MKELILTLQKEIIVPVEMDKVLPEVIENMSLEEIKNIELVQGRKRVKVGDIFDVELNDIEGEPRIIIKNSSPKLKYVGSKMTKGEIVVEGDVGMYVGAEMKGGKIVVNGNADSWAGQNMKGGELLIKGNARDYVGSAYRGDWRGMSGGTIIVEGNAGNEIGEFMSKGLIHIKGNAGMLAGIHQNGGIIIIDGDVDVRVGGEMKAGAIVVYGKVEEVLPSFKFEGIVENPVIKLSKKDEGTPITGTFYKFTGDYVYNKPKGQLYISVDSNPDLI from the coding sequence ATGAAAGAGTTGATATTAACATTACAAAAAGAAATAATAGTTCCAGTAGAGATGGATAAAGTATTGCCAGAAGTCATTGAGAACATGAGCTTAGAAGAAATAAAAAACATTGAGTTAGTTCAAGGAAGAAAGAGAGTTAAAGTTGGGGATATATTTGATGTTGAGTTAAATGACATTGAAGGGGAGCCAAGAATTATTATTAAAAACTCAAGTCCAAAATTAAAATATGTTGGTTCAAAGATGACAAAGGGAGAGATTGTTGTTGAAGGAGACGTAGGAATGTATGTTGGAGCTGAGATGAAAGGAGGAAAAATAGTTGTTAATGGTAATGCTGACAGCTGGGCTGGGCAGAATATGAAAGGAGGAGAGTTGTTAATTAAAGGAAATGCAAGGGATTATGTTGGTTCTGCTTATAGAGGAGACTGGAGAGGTATGAGTGGAGGAACAATTATTGTTGAAGGAAACGCTGGAAACGAGATTGGAGAGTTTATGAGTAAAGGATTAATTCACATAAAAGGAAATGCTGGAATGTTAGCTGGAATTCATCAAAATGGTGGAATAATCATTATTGATGGAGATGTTGATGTAAGAGTTGGAGGAGAGATGAAGGCAGGGGCTATAGTTGTTTATGGAAAAGTTGAAGAGGTTTTACCTTCATTTAAGTTCGAAGGAATTGTTGAAAATCCAGTTATAAAATTAAGTAAAAAAGATGAAGGAACACCAATAACAGGAACATTCTATAAATTCACAGGAGATTATGTCTATAATAAACCAAAAGGGCAGTTATATATTTCAGTTGATAGCAACCCAGATTTAATTTAA
- a CDS encoding YbjQ family protein, producing the protein MITSTTDNLEGFKIVKYLGVVIGYGDDPDDALEDLIDVAKDMGANAVIGIRISNELTTEITCDENYIVPELTYYAYGTAVIVEKIEDKNNKPVMV; encoded by the coding sequence ATGATAACTTCTACAACTGATAACTTAGAAGGTTTTAAAATTGTAAAATATTTGGGCGTTGTAATTGGTTATGGAGACGACCCAGACGATGCCTTAGAAGATTTGATAGATGTAGCTAAAGATATGGGAGCTAATGCGGTTATTGGGATAAGAATTTCTAATGAATTAACTACTGAAATTACATGTGATGAAAACTATATTGTTCCTGAATTAACTTACTATGCATACGGAACGGCTGTTATAGTTGAAAAAATTGAAGACAAAAATAATAAGCCGGTGATGGTATGA
- the fwdA gene encoding tungsten-dependent formylmethanofuran dehydrogenase subunit FwdA, which translates to MEYIIKNGIVYDPLNGVNGEKMDICVKDGKIVESVSNDAKVIDASGCVVMPGGIDSHSHVAGAKVNVGRIFRPEDSKKEIYAKKGLRTGTGFSIPSTYKTGYQYSEMGYTFVVEAAMPPLIARHTHEEFMETPQIDKAAMPLFGNNWMVLEYLKEGDIKACAAFVAWLLKTVKGFAIKIVNPGGTEAWGWGKNVHSLDDPVPYFDITPREIVTGLAKVNEMLGLPHSIHVHPNNLGHPGNWETTLETMKCVEGIKAKPRVGERETSYYNTHTQFHSYGGTSWKDFESKAVEIAEYVNKSKHVVIDVGQVTLDETTTMTADGPMEYDLHMTNGLKWANCDVELETGSGVVPFIYSPKGPVYAVQWAIGLELFLYTNTDKVLLTTDHPNAGPFTRYPRVIAWLMSKKYRDEWLYNKVHKWAQQRSHVADSDKEYDLYEIAKVTRANQAKVLGLSETKGHLGVGAEADISIYAIDPEEKDGKKIEKAFRYAKYVLKRGEVVVKDGNIVKQVFGDTIYVDVQVGEDLMNEVLKDVEEKFRRYYSINLENYPVSEEYANSWRVIKIDATDIN; encoded by the coding sequence ATGGAATATATAATAAAAAATGGAATTGTCTATGACCCATTAAATGGAGTCAATGGAGAAAAAATGGATATTTGTGTCAAAGATGGAAAGATAGTTGAAAGTGTCTCTAACGATGCTAAAGTTATTGATGCATCTGGCTGTGTAGTAATGCCTGGTGGAATTGATTCTCACAGCCACGTTGCAGGAGCAAAGGTTAATGTCGGTAGAATATTTAGACCAGAAGATAGTAAAAAAGAAATTTACGCTAAAAAAGGATTAAGAACTGGAACAGGGTTTTCAATTCCATCAACTTACAAAACAGGTTATCAATACTCAGAAATGGGGTATACATTTGTTGTTGAAGCAGCAATGCCTCCATTAATTGCAAGACACACTCATGAAGAATTTATGGAAACACCACAAATAGACAAAGCTGCAATGCCATTATTTGGAAACAACTGGATGGTTTTAGAGTATTTAAAAGAAGGAGATATTAAGGCATGTGCTGCTTTTGTTGCTTGGTTATTGAAAACAGTTAAAGGTTTTGCTATAAAGATAGTTAACCCAGGAGGAACAGAAGCTTGGGGTTGGGGTAAAAACGTTCACAGCTTAGATGACCCAGTTCCATATTTCGATATAACACCAAGAGAGATTGTTACAGGATTGGCAAAAGTCAATGAAATGCTTGGTTTGCCTCACTCAATCCACGTCCATCCAAACAACTTAGGACACCCAGGAAACTGGGAAACTACATTAGAAACAATGAAGTGTGTTGAAGGAATTAAAGCAAAACCAAGAGTTGGAGAAAGAGAGACATCATATTACAACACACACACTCAATTCCACTCATATGGAGGAACTTCATGGAAGGACTTTGAAAGTAAAGCTGTAGAGATAGCTGAATATGTAAACAAATCAAAGCATGTAGTTATTGATGTTGGGCAAGTTACATTAGATGAAACAACAACAATGACCGCAGATGGGCCAATGGAGTATGATTTACACATGACTAATGGATTGAAGTGGGCAAACTGTGATGTTGAGCTTGAGACAGGTTCTGGAGTTGTTCCATTTATCTACTCACCAAAAGGTCCAGTTTATGCAGTTCAGTGGGCAATTGGTTTAGAACTCTTCTTATACACAAATACAGATAAAGTATTATTAACAACTGACCACCCTAACGCAGGGCCTTTCACAAGATACCCAAGAGTTATTGCATGGTTAATGAGCAAAAAATACAGAGATGAGTGGTTATACAATAAAGTTCACAAGTGGGCTCAGCAAAGAAGCCATGTAGCAGATAGCGATAAAGAATATGACTTATACGAAATAGCAAAAGTAACAAGAGCTAACCAAGCTAAGGTTTTAGGATTGAGTGAAACAAAAGGACACTTAGGAGTTGGAGCTGAGGCAGATATATCCATTTATGCAATAGACCCAGAAGAAAAAGATGGTAAGAAGATTGAGAAGGCATTTAGATATGCTAAGTACGTATTGAAGAGGGGAGAAGTAGTTGTTAAAGATGGAAATATTGTTAAGCAGGTGTTTGGAGACACAATTTATGTAGATGTACAAGTTGGAGAGGATTTAATGAATGAAGTTCTCAAAGATGTTGAAGAGAAGTTTAGAAGATACTACTCAATTAACTTAGAGAACTACCCAGTTTCAGAAGAATATGCAAACAGCTGGAGGGTTATAAAGATAGACGCAACCGATATAAACTAA